The nucleotide window TGGCTGCTTTTGCTACCAGTAAACCTTCTGGTACTCCTGAACCATCATCCCCTTCTTCAAACTGATAGGCCACACCTGATCTAAGCACACGGTCTGTCCACCCTTTTAATATTGCTGGGGGCTGACCCCACCAGTTGGGATGGATAATGATGATACCATTGGCCTTGGTTATCTCCTGACGATGTTTTATGACCATTGGATCGGATGTTTCACCAGTGGCAAGTTCAGGACCCTCAAGGAGAGGGTTAAACCTTTCTTCATAAAGATTGTGGGCATGAACCTGGTGTCCATTTTCCTTCAAACAATCCAGGACTGTCTGGTAAATAGCATGGTTAAAGCTTTTAGGGTAAGGGTGAGCCAGTATAACTGATATCTCCATGATATCCTCCTTCATTAAAGTTTTGTTATATGATATTGTGTGCTTCCTTTATTATTCCCTTGTTATCTTAACCAGTATAGATAGTGCCACTAGTTGCACCAGGTTAATCATGAATAAAGGCAATCTAGGACCATGTAATTCCGAAATGTTAGCATCAACAGGGATTACAAATAATAAAGCGATAAAAATAGTGGATACCATATTCTGGAGGAGGAGAAACGATGCAAAATACACCAAACCTATGGTGAATCCTGATTTTATTTGTTTATATGTTTTCCAGTATGTTTTGAGTAAAAACATTAACAGAATAATGTTTGCAATTCCAATGGCAACTGCCACAATAATCAGTGATAAACCAATTTCTCCCGTTATCATTGTATCAACCATGAATCATGAACTGTAAATAAAAAAATTTGAGGTGAATTCCATTGGAGGCAGAAATTCACCTTTTTAAAAGTTATTTCAATTCTAGTTTTGTATCTTCCCATCAAGCACGTTTACAATCCTTTCAGCCATTTTTCCCACATAGGGCTCGTGAGTTACCATTACCAGGGTCACATTTTCCTTTTCATGCAGGTCACGTAGGAGTTTCAGGATCACATCCCCGGTCTGGGAGTCCAGAGAACCGGTGGGTTCATCAGCCAGGATTATGGAGGGACGGTTCACCAGTGCCCTGGCAATGGCCACCCTCTGGCGCTGCCCACCTGAGAGCTTGGTGGGTATCTGATCTGCCCGATCTTCCAGGCCTACTGCCTTTAAAAGTTCCAGTGCCCTCTGCTTCATCTGATCACTGGATAGATCTGTTTCATACATGGGTATTTCCACGTTTTCCAAGACAGTGAGGTTGGGTATCAGGTTGTGCATCTGGAAGACAAAGCCAATCTCTTTGGAGCGGAATTCACTCAGTTCCTTGGTCTTCATGAGGTCAATACCGGCCACACGAATCGATCCTTCATCAGCCACATCCAGTGCTCCAATCATGTTGAGGAGTGTTGATTTCCCAGAACCAGAGGGGCCCATTATGGATAGAAATTCTCCCTCCTTCACTTCCAGGTTCAGACCGTTTAATGCTTTAATCGTTCCATCATCGTAGCTTTTTTTAAGATCGTGGATTTCAATGACGTTCTTCCCATTATCCATATTTTTCTCCCCATGATGTTGATTATTCATAGCGCAGCGCCTCGGTTGGTGATAGTCGGGATGCCCTGTAAGCCGGGTACAATCCACCGATTATTCCCACGACAAATGCAACCAAGAATGCTTCCATGAATATTTCTGGTGCAAAGGATGGTTGTATCACTCCTCCAAAGGAGAATGCCAGTAATACTACTACTCCTACCACTGCGATTATGGTTCCCACCACTGCAGCGATTAGGGTTAAAACCACTGATTCACCCAGGATCATTCCCAGGATTCTTTTTTCTTTCCATCCCACTGCTTTCAGGACACCTATTTCCCTTGTTCTTTCAAACACTGACATTATCATGGTGTTAATCACTCCAACAGCACCAATTATAATTGCCAGGAGGGAAATGGCCCATGTGGCTGCATCTATGGTGCTGAGTGCACTGTTCATTCTGTTAGCCGTTGCTTCGGCAGTGGTTGTAGACAGCTCATTGGGATAGGACGTTTCAATTGATTTACTTACCTCAGTGGTGTTGGCATTTTCATTGAGCTTCACCGCTATAGTGCTCACTGTGTTGTTGTTGCTGGTGAGGTTCTGCAGAGTGGTGAGGGACATGAACACTCCCCCATCAGTCATGAAGCTCCCAGTCTCGTATATTCCAGTGATGGTGAAATCTTTCCCGAATAAATTGATTGTGTCTCCCACCGTTTTGTTGAGATTTGTGGAAGCAGTTTTGCCGATTATAACTTCATTTTCACTGTTAGTAGAATATAAAGATCCAGTTACGTTCTCAATTCCTGCAAGGCTTAGTTTATCTGGATTCATACCCGTCACTGAAAGTCCGCCGAAACTGTTTGGACCTTCAGATCCTGAGCTAGTTGTTCCAGTGGATGTCCCGGTAGAACCTGTAGATATTGATGATCCACTGGTGGATGTGTTGGTTGCTTTCAGTAATCCAGCAGTTTCTTTAACTCCGGATATGCTTTGTAAATCCGTGACCCGGGTCTCATTGATCCTTCCTGATCCAAAGTTACCAGAACCAGTCTGCATTACATTGATTTCAGCAGCTCCTGCTTTGAGGGTGGTGGTTGTTGACGCTTTAAGACCACCTGCAACCATGCCCAGGGCCACTATGACCATGATTCCAATTGCAATCCCCACAATTGCAAGTGCACCTCTTGTTTTATTCCTAAAGGGGTTTTTTAGGATCAGCTTTAAGTAAGACATAGTTCTTTCTATTTAAGTTGTTTATTAAATGATTATGCCGAATTCAGGCAATAAAGAGGGGAAAATTATGCACAATTTATGCACAAATTCACTAAATCTAACATTCCACTAACTAAAAATCATTCCCTAAAACCAACTCGAAATCACCTATTCACGAGTAATTTTGAAGAGGATTGATAGTGCAATGAGCTGGACTATGTTAATTAAAAATAAAGGTAATCTAGGCCCACCAATTTCAGATCCATGGAATTCTATCGATACAAAAAGGGGCAATGCCAAGAATATGGTGGATAAAATATTCTGTAACAGAAGGAAAGTGGAAAAATACAATAATCCTATTGTGAATTTAGATTTGACCTGGTGATATGTTTTCCAGTAGGAATACAATAATCCAAATAGCAGGCAAACATTTGCAATTCCAATTGCCACCGCCACGTAGATTACCGCACCACCAAACTGCCCGTATTCCGCTAAAGTCATATTTTTCCCCTTAAACCAATTTATAAGCTTAAATCCTTAAACCATCTATATAATAAAAATTTGTTATGAAAAATCTTTAATTTCCAACTGAATTTCGTTCCAGTTCTTCCCAGATATCCTGGAATGTGTTATAATTTTTTTCCATCTCATCAGAAAGGAAGTACACTTCACCGTACTTTTTCTTACCCGCAGATGTGATTACATTATTCTCTTCCAGAACTTTAATATGGTGTCTTACAGTTTTATAATTTAAATTTAGAGCTTCTGAAAGCTGATTAGCATTGCAAGGCCTTTGGTGTAATGCCATGATGATCTTAGCCCGATTTGGCCCTCCTGTTGAACCAGCTATCAGCCACCAGAGCAGTTTTCTCATAAGATCACACAGTTCCTTGGATTAAGAAAAACTTTTAGTTAAATTTATGTATTAAATTTATGATTTCAATAACTAAAATAACATTCTATGTTCATCCCTAGCATGTTTATTCGTTATAAAAGGCCAATAATATCATTATGACTGATTATGATTACATAACGTGCTATAAATACATTTACCATTATTAAATAAATTAGGAGTTTAGCTGATTTGGTTTCTGACTCCCCTTTAAAAATAGGGTTAAAACTATGAATTCACAACCCAAAAATAAAAGAGGCCCAATTGCATCAAGGCAACTTTTAGGCAAATATAATAAGAAATAAACTGTAAAAAGAAAGTTTTGAACCATGAACACTAGGAATAACAGTACCAGAATAAGGGTGAATTTTGATTTCACTTCCCTGTACTGTCCCCCGTAGATTTGAATTATCCTAGTTAAACAGATCATGTTTGCAAAGCTGATTATTAGGATAGCAAACTGTAATATGCGTGGTGAAACTAGCACTTTCTGGAAAATCATCACAAAAATTGTGTTAAAAACTGAATGTAATGAATTTAAGTACATATTTTAACCTGAAACTTTAATGTTATGAGAATAGATATCCAGATCGATTTATTCTTTATTCAGACTTTTATTTTAAAGCAAAAAAATATTTAAAAAAAAAGTTTAATAATTGCCAGTAGGGCAATTCAAAACTTTTTTCTATTTTCTATCTACTTTGACCATTTTACCATCCTGCATATGGATTATTTCATCAGCAAAATCGGCAGATGCCTGGTTGTGAGTTACAATTACGATGCTCACCCCATCATTACGGTTTAAATCCTGCAATACCTGCATTATGGAATTGGCATTGGCAGTATCAAGTTCTCCAGTGGGTTCATCAGCCAGAATGATTGATGGATCGTTTATAAGAGCTCTGGCAATTGCAACTCGCTGTTGTTCTCCACCGGAAAGCTGGTTGGGGAATTTATGGTACTTATCATGTAAGCCCATTTTATCTAAGATCATTTTTGCTTTTTCAGAATCCTCATTGATCATGGGTAAAGTGACATTTTCCAGGGCAGAAAGCTGAGACAAGAGATTGAATCTCTGGAATATGAATCCAATCTCATTTCTCCGAAGAATTGCCTGTTCTTTGACTGATAATTCACTGGTTTGCCTTCCTTTTATCCGGAATAATCCTTTAGAAGGAGTATCCAGTATCCCTGCCACGTGCAGGAATGTGGATTTACCAGATCCAGAGGGCCCCATGACTGCAGTGAATGAACCTTCTTCCAGTGTCATGTTTAAACCTGCAAGGGCATTAACATCCGAGTCGCCCATGTGATAGGTTTTCCAAACATCTTTAAATTCAAGTATATGATTAGTCATTCCTTAACGCCTCCACAACCTGTAGTTTAGAAGCTTTAGTAGCAGGGTAAAGTCCTGCTAGTACGCTTAAAATGGTAGCACCGGCAATAACTCCTAAAATTAACCATACTGGCATCATTCCAGGAATATAGTCTGCTAGTTTCAGTGCATTGGCAACCCCGTATATTCCAATAATTCCCAGGACCACACCTATAACTCCTCCGAAAAATCCTAAAAGGCCTGATTCAAAGAGTATGCTTCCTTTTATTTCCCAGTTAGTGAAACCTATGGCTTTTAATACTCCCAGTTCCCTGGTTCGTTCCATGACACTGATTAGCATGGTGTTGATCACACTTATGATTCCCACCAGCAGGGCAACACTGGCGATGAATCCCATGAATAGCAGGGCCTGATCAGTCATTTCCTGGATATCTTTGACTTTATCTGATTTGGTTTCCACTGAAACTCCACTTACCTGTTTTTTAACCTGATCAGCAACTGTTTTTGGGTCTCCATCAGTACTGGCATAGATAACAGCTACCTGATCACCAGCCATTTGCCTGGCTGTTTTCTGATCTATGTAAACATAAGGCGCCTGTGCTTCTTTAGATATTCCAGTCACAGTTAATTCCTTGCCTTTGACTGTTATTTTACTTCCAATACCATAACCCAACTTTTGAACCGCTTCCTGGTTAACTACAACACCTTGAGTTCCGTTTATTATTTTAGCATCCTTCCAGTTATTGACTCCCTCGAAAAACAGTTTAGTGCTATTCATATCTTCAGAGAAAGCAGTTACCTCACGGAAATCATGGAGATTTGACAGTTTCTCTACCTGGGATATGGTTTGACTATCCATTAAATAAGTTCCAGAGGTAGATTCTGGAGAAATTGCTATATCATACATGTACGCATTTGTTTCATCTTTGATAGCCGTGGTTGTCCCGGCAGTTAGCCCCAAAAGCACCATGAGCATTGCGGCACCGATTATTATCCCCAGCATGGTCAGGCCACTTCTGAGTTTTCTTCTTCTAATGTTATTTAAAGCTAATTTGTAGAGATCCATTATTTCACCTCCAAATAATAGAAAAACAATCAGGTCCAGAAATAGCGAACCTAGATCTTTGTTGTATAAAATCTTGTAATTTTAATAAATTTTAAAGCTCTTTAAGTCGTTGAAATGATTTTATTGCTCATATCTGTTCATTAAATTGAATGTCCCTCCAGTAGGATTAAGGAGGCGGTAAAAAGCAAATTTGATGATTTTTTTAAATCCAAATCCTCACTTTCATCGGGACATATAATCCTTAAAAAATCCATATTTATCCAATAACTTTCAATATTACCTCCTTTTAAATAATTTCACGTTTTTCCCTAATTTAATAGTAGTTCAAACCTTTAAAAATAGTTATTCCAGAATTTAGTCCTAATTCCCCCGTTTTTAATTCTATTTCGCCCTTAATTTCCTAAAAATTACACCCAAATTCACTCCTAATAGGAAACATACAAAGTCAAAAACCCCCAATTCAAATGGTAAAAATTCATTGAAAACCAGTTATTTAAAAAAAAGCCTGTTGAATGTTAAGGAGGTGTAAAAAAGATTCATTGTTTAACTTGTAAGAAACTAATGTAAAGATTCATTGTTTTAACTTGTAAGAAACTAAGAATGAACTGGAAGTTAAACTGAAAGTAAAAATAAGACGTAAAGTAGAAAAGATCAAATACTATTGAGAAATAATGAGAAGAAAATCAAGAGATTTATGGATTGTTCATACTTTATAATCAGTGATGAACTACTCCCGCTGGAACATTATCAACCACGTGATAAACATTAGCACGAGATCCTCTAAATTGTTCCCATATTTCCAAAAAAATGTCGAAATTTTCTTCCATTTTATCTGATAGGAAATATAATGTACCGTACCCTTTACCGGTGGAAGTCACTATACCATTTTTATCTAAAACTTCAATATGGTACTTTATGGTTTTGTAGTTAAGAGAAAGCCTTTCAGCGAGCTGATTTGGATTATAAGGCCTGTTTCTTAACTCATCTATGATCCTAGCTCGGTTCAATCCACCCTTAGTACCGGCCAGTAACTCCCAAAGAAATTTTCTCATAGATCTAACCCCCTGTTCCAATTTATCATGTTAAAAATCCCTTTCCCGTCCTTTAATAATTCTTAAATTCAGTTTCAGGTATTTGATCATTAATTCATAGAACCATTTAGTAATGTACGCCATTAACACTACTAAAATAATTCCTCCAGCTGTCAGGCCGATTCCACTTAACACTACCACTAGAATATTCAAAATTCCATTACCTGGCGAATTGATAAAAGTGGGGATAGCTAATTGAGGAATAATAAGATGTAAAAAGGGTACTAAAACCCAATATATCCCTGTAAAGATAATGATAATTCCAGCCACAAATAAGATCAAAATAATTACTGCAACCACCAGGACCGGTATTGCCACAAATATCAGATTAAAAAGACCTAATCCCATTGTTGCCAATATTGCCCCAATTATACTACCAATTGAGGGTTTATCTTGAGCTTTTTTAACCAAATTGTCTGCTTTAATCTGTTTAGCAACGTTTTTAGGGTTTCCAAGTGCCCTTGAAATTTCTTCTTCAGTTCTACCTTTCTCCAAACCAATTGCAAAGTGTTCCTGGTAATCTGAGATTATATCTTCTCTGTCCTCCTTTGGAAGTGTTCTCAGGAGTTTGCTGAGTTGGTCAAGATATTCTTTCTTATTCATCCTTAATAGCCCCCGAATTATTCGTGATTTCAAAATTTAATAAATTATTTACACCGATAGAGAAATTTTCCCATTCTTCCACTAATTTTTCCTTTTTTCCTTTTCCCAATTCAGTTAGCTGGTAATATTTTCGAGGCGGGCCGTCCTGGGATTCTTTTAAGTATGAAATCACGAACTTCTCCTTTTTTAGCCTTTTAAGAAGAGGATAAATGGTTCCCTCGGAAATGGAAATGTTCTTCGAGATTTCATCCACCATCTCGTAACCGTAACAGTCTTTTCTGTCAAGGAGAACCAGGACACACAGTTCCAGTACTCCTTTTTTAAATTGAGTGTTCATGATTATCACTGCATCTTACAAGGTACTGTATAATGCAAGGTACTATTTATAGTTTTAGACAAGATTATCTCAAGGTATAATTTTCATCTTAAATAGGATTTAAACACCCAGCAAAGGGTATTGTAAAATAAAAAAGAAGAATAATCAAAAAATAAATATTAGGGGCATATACTTCTATTACAATTTTAATTTCAGGATTACATAGTCAGCATTACGTTGAAATATCTTGAAATTATTCTTCTCTAATACTCTAATTGATGAAGTATTATCCGCTTCAGTTTCGGCCCGGATTATTTTAACTTTATCATCTGTTTTAAGCCAATGAATCAATCCAGCTATGGTTTCCGTCATTATGCCTTTGTTTCTATACCCGTAGTCTGTTCCGTATCCGATTTCTACTTCCCCATTTACATCGGGTTCACCATGAAAACATATCCCCCCAACAATTGCCCCTTCACTTTTCTCTACAACTATCCACATGGTATAAAACAAAGGATCTTTATTTGAATCTTCTATGTTAGGCAACAGATCATTTAATATTGCTTCTTGGGTATTTTTATCCATCAATATTGGTGAAGGTATCAAACCCATGCATTCAGCGAATTCCTGGGGCGAATCAATGTGTTTTTTTAATTCATCACCCATTAATGGCCTTATTAATAATCGTTTAGTTTTAATCATACTAATTGGGGGTTTAAAACATGACACTTTTTTCCTTAAAATGTGAAAATTTCCATAAGCTAAAAAAAGAGGGGAAATGTTGTTTAAGGAAGTGTTTGTTCAATGTATTAAATTAAAAAAGTTCATCCCCACTTTTATGGTCGAAGGCAGGGTGCAAATCAAAACGTACCACCCCTACAACTGCTTTTCCCTTTACAGCTCGGGCAATTCGGGCGGTTCCTTCACTTCCAAACCCGGCACACAGTTCTATGGCTGTTATGCCTTCTGCAACAAGGTCCAGGGCGACCTTTTCTGCTTCATCATAGTTTTTAACACCCACCACTGAAAGTTCAATTACCGGTGAATCAATTACTGCGCGATGCTGTTCGGGATCGTTTTCTGGTGCAATGAATATGAATGCGGCTTTTGTTGACATGATCTTTATTTAATCAAACATATACTAAATAATGTTATTCTAATATGATTCCGGAAGTTAGACAAATTCCAATTTTGTTAATTATCAATTTACCCTTAAGTTAATCAACTCACCATCAGTTAATCAACTCACATCAAGAAATTTTTTATAAATACTTTAATGAAATTTCATTGTTTATCAGGAGGACTCATTACTCATGTTATACCGAAACTTTGGAAAAACAGGTCAGCAAGTTTCAATACTTGGCTTTGGATGTATGCGCCTTCCCATATTGGAGGGCAACCCTGAAAAAATAAACGAACCACTGGCAACCCAGATGCTTCATTACGCCATAGACTCTGGTGTGAACTACGTGGACACTGCCTATCCCTACCACGGTGCCACTGCA belongs to uncultured Methanobacterium sp. and includes:
- a CDS encoding NAD(P)H-dependent oxidoreductase, which gives rise to MEISVILAHPYPKSFNHAIYQTVLDCLKENGHQVHAHNLYEERFNPLLEGPELATGETSDPMVIKHRQEITKANGIIIIHPNWWGQPPAILKGWTDRVLRSGVAYQFEEGDDGSGVPEGLLVAKAAIVFNTSNTPGEREKLIFGDPLERIWKECVFDFCGIDNFHRKMFRVVASSTPKERQLWLNEVKETVNNHFPENGF
- a CDS encoding ABC transporter ATP-binding protein gives rise to the protein MDNGKNVIEIHDLKKSYDDGTIKALNGLNLEVKEGEFLSIMGPSGSGKSTLLNMIGALDVADEGSIRVAGIDLMKTKELSEFRSKEIGFVFQMHNLIPNLTVLENVEIPMYETDLSSDQMKQRALELLKAVGLEDRADQIPTKLSGGQRQRVAIARALVNRPSIILADEPTGSLDSQTGDVILKLLRDLHEKENVTLVMVTHEPYVGKMAERIVNVLDGKIQN
- a CDS encoding ABC transporter permease → MSYLKLILKNPFRNKTRGALAIVGIAIGIMVIVALGMVAGGLKASTTTTLKAGAAEINVMQTGSGNFGSGRINETRVTDLQSISGVKETAGLLKATNTSTSGSSISTGSTGTSTGTTSSGSEGPNSFGGLSVTGMNPDKLSLAGIENVTGSLYSTNSENEVIIGKTASTNLNKTVGDTINLFGKDFTITGIYETGSFMTDGGVFMSLTTLQNLTSNNNTVSTIAVKLNENANTTEVSKSIETSYPNELSTTTAEATANRMNSALSTIDAATWAISLLAIIIGAVGVINTMIMSVFERTREIGVLKAVGWKEKRILGMILGESVVLTLIAAVVGTIIAVVGVVVLLAFSFGGVIQPSFAPEIFMEAFLVAFVVGIIGGLYPAYRASRLSPTEALRYE
- a CDS encoding winged helix-turn-helix domain-containing protein; protein product: MRKLLWWLIAGSTGGPNRAKIIMALHQRPCNANQLSEALNLNYKTVRHHIKVLEENNVITSAGKKKYGEVYFLSDEMEKNYNTFQDIWEELERNSVGN
- a CDS encoding ABC transporter ATP-binding protein, with translation MTNHILEFKDVWKTYHMGDSDVNALAGLNMTLEEGSFTAVMGPSGSGKSTFLHVAGILDTPSKGLFRIKGRQTSELSVKEQAILRRNEIGFIFQRFNLLSQLSALENVTLPMINEDSEKAKMILDKMGLHDKYHKFPNQLSGGEQQRVAIARALINDPSIILADEPTGELDTANANSIMQVLQDLNRNDGVSIVIVTHNQASADFADEIIHMQDGKMVKVDRK
- a CDS encoding FtsX-like permease family protein — its product is MDLYKLALNNIRRRKLRSGLTMLGIIIGAAMLMVLLGLTAGTTTAIKDETNAYMYDIAISPESTSGTYLMDSQTISQVEKLSNLHDFREVTAFSEDMNSTKLFFEGVNNWKDAKIINGTQGVVVNQEAVQKLGYGIGSKITVKGKELTVTGISKEAQAPYVYIDQKTARQMAGDQVAVIYASTDGDPKTVADQVKKQVSGVSVETKSDKVKDIQEMTDQALLFMGFIASVALLVGIISVINTMLISVMERTRELGVLKAIGFTNWEIKGSILFESGLLGFFGGVIGVVLGIIGIYGVANALKLADYIPGMMPVWLILGVIAGATILSVLAGLYPATKASKLQVVEALRND
- a CDS encoding winged helix-turn-helix domain-containing protein translates to MRKFLWELLAGTKGGLNRARIIDELRNRPYNPNQLAERLSLNYKTIKYHIEVLDKNGIVTSTGKGYGTLYFLSDKMEENFDIFLEIWEQFRGSRANVYHVVDNVPAGVVHH
- a CDS encoding DUF1700 domain-containing protein → MNKKEYLDQLSKLLRTLPKEDREDIISDYQEHFAIGLEKGRTEEEISRALGNPKNVAKQIKADNLVKKAQDKPSIGSIIGAILATMGLGLFNLIFVAIPVLVVAVIILILFVAGIIIIFTGIYWVLVPFLHLIIPQLAIPTFINSPGNGILNILVVVLSGIGLTAGGIILVVLMAYITKWFYELMIKYLKLNLRIIKGRERDF
- a CDS encoding PadR family transcriptional regulator, translating into MNTQFKKGVLELCVLVLLDRKDCYGYEMVDEISKNISISEGTIYPLLKRLKKEKFVISYLKESQDGPPRKYYQLTELGKGKKEKLVEEWENFSIGVNNLLNFEITNNSGAIKDE
- a CDS encoding GNAT family N-acetyltransferase encodes the protein MIKTKRLLIRPLMGDELKKHIDSPQEFAECMGLIPSPILMDKNTQEAILNDLLPNIEDSNKDPLFYTMWIVVEKSEGAIVGGICFHGEPDVNGEVEIGYGTDYGYRNKGIMTETIAGLIHWLKTDDKVKIIRAETEADNTSSIRVLEKNNFKIFQRNADYVILKLKL
- a CDS encoding DUF6506 family protein — encoded protein: MSTKAAFIFIAPENDPEQHRAVIDSPVIELSVVGVKNYDEAEKVALDLVAEGITAIELCAGFGSEGTARIARAVKGKAVVGVVRFDLHPAFDHKSGDELF